CTGGCGAGCCGGTACTTTGATGTGGGGCTTGATGTCTTGTCCGATGCCGTCCAGCACTCCGCTTTTGATCCGAAGGAACTGGCCAAAGAGGAGGAAGTCATCCTTGAGGAGTTCAAACGTTCCGAAGACATGCCGAGCCGTGTGCTTTCCACAAAACTCTTTGAAACGGCTTACCGGGTCCACCCCTACCGGCGTCCGGTCATCGGTTATGTGAAGACCTTCAAGAAGCTCACCCGGAAGAATATTCTCGACTATTTCCATGAGTGGTATGTCCCCAACAACATGACCCTCGTGGTGGTCGGGGATTTTTCCACGCCGAAGGTTCTCCCTTCCATTGTTCGGTCCTTTCAGGGGTTTGTCCCCCGCAAGAATCTTTTCCTGAGCGTTCCCCGGGAACCTGCACAGAGCCGGACCCGGGCCGTTGTCATCCGGAAAGAATCGAAGCAGGTCCTGTTCAATTTCGGTTATCATATTCCCGGTCTTCATGATCCGAAGAATCCGGCCTACGATCTGCTGGCGGCCATTCTCGGGCAGGGGAAGACCTCAAGGCTCTATCAGGAAGTCAAACGGAAACGGGAACTGGTCCATGCCGTCTCCGCCTATGCCTATACCCCGAACGATCCGGGGCTCTTTGTCGTGGAAGCCCGTCTGGATGGGAAATATCTGAAGAAGACCCTCGGGGCGGTCCTGGACCAGATCGAACGAATCAAGCATGAGCCGGTCAGTGCCGAAGAACTCTACCGGGCACGGGTCGGGATCGAAAGCGATTTTATCTATAAGAAGGAGACGATGGAGGGGCAGGCGGGGAAATTCGGAGCCTTTGAATCCGATTTCGGTGATCCTCTGCACGAAAAAGTATATCTAAGCGAGCTTGCCTCCGTGACACCGGCCGATTTGACGGCGATCGCCCGGAAAATCTTCCGGCCGGAGAACCTGACCGTCTCCATTCTGATCGATCCGAAGGAGCAACCCGGTCTGGATGCCGGAAAGATCCGGAAAATAGTACAGAAGTTGAACCGGGAAGCAGCAAGAGAATATGCGAAGCATAAAGAGACAAAACGGGGGGAGCCGGAGAAGATCGTCCTGTCCAACGGGATTCGACTGATCGTGAAGGAGAATCATGCCGTGCCGACGGTTGCCGTCAAAATTGCCTTCCCCGGAGGTGAACGGTACGAGACGGAACCGACCAGCGGACTCTATCACTTTATGGCTGCCATGCTGGATCGCGGGACGAAGAAACGGAGCGCGGATGAGATCGCCACCGAGATTGAAGAGATGGCCGGAAGCGTGAGCGGTTTTTCCGGCCGGAACAGTATTGGCGCGCAACTGTCGGTCTTGAGCCGGCATTTCGGGCAGGGTATGAACCTATTGGCTGATCTTGTACGCCATCCGGCCTTTGCCCCCGACGAGGTGGAAAAGACCCGAAAGGATATCCTTGCCGCCATTGTCCATGAAGATGACCAGTTGAGCCGCCGGGTGGGAAATCTCTTCCGTAAGACGTTGTACAAAACTCATCCCTACCGGATGCGGCTGATCGGAAAGATGGCGACGGTGAGCCGTTTTACACCGGCGGAGTTGCGGGAGACCTACCGGCATGTGCTGAACCCGGCGCAGATGGTGATCGCCGTGGTGGGGGACGTTTCCCGGGAGGAAGCCGAGGCGAAAGTCCGGGAACTTTTCGGGACGATGAAGAAGATCGCCCCGGTGCAGCCGCACATCCTCCAGGAGGTGCCCCAGGAAAAAATCCGGGAAAGCGTGGAGAGGGTCAACCGTCAGCAGGCACACATGATCCTCGGTTTTTTAGGGACCACGGTGACTTCCGGGGATCGTTACCCCCTGATGATTTTGAGCAATGTCCTGGCCGGTCAGGGGGGGAGGCTCTTCCGGGACCTTCGGGATAAAGAGAGCCTGGCCTATGTGGTCACCGCCTTTTCTCAGGAAGGAGTTGACCCCGGTTTCTTTGCCGCCTATATCGCATGCAGTCCGGAGAAGCTGGATGCCGCCCGTGCGGGAATCCTGAAGGAGCTGGCCCGGGTTCGGGATCAAAGGATCCCGGAGAATGAGATGAAACGGGCCCGGGAGAACCTGATCGGAAGTTTTGAAATTGGTTTGCAGACCAATGAGTCGATAGCTTCCACCATGGTCTTTGATGAACTCTATGGAAACGGCTTCGATGCCTACAAGGAATTTGCCCGGAAGATCGAAAAGGTTACGGCGAAAGACGTGCAGAAGGTTGCGGAAAGATATCTTGACCTGACCCGCTATTCCGTGGCGCTTGTAAAACCGGGGGAGGAATAGGGTTTGATCCGGAATGTGTGGGGCTATAATAGGCTGAATATCTTTGTAATTTGCTATAATAAAGAATTTTATTCTTTCTTGTTGACATAACAGGAGTATTGGTTCTATAATGTAAGAAATAACGAGATAATCCACCGATAAAGGCGACCCTGCGGGGGAGCAAAGCCATGGGCTGAAAAATCAGCATTCATGGCTGCCGAAGTGGATAAGGTGAGACTTCAATCGCCTATCCATCTTTCTCTGGTGGATAGGCGATTTTCGTTATATTCTCGAGCTCCTCCTGACAGGTCGGCAGGAAGTATTCTGCCGGCCTGTCACCCTCCTTTGCGGTGAATGATCTTTGCATTCGTCTTTCGGTTTTCCCCCATGTTCTCCTGTGTCAAGCCTGCCTGTGTGTGGTATAGACTGAACAGGTGTTTGGACCTGCCTGGAAAACCGGGGGAAGTCCGAGCTTCTTTCCTCTTGACATGGATGTATATATGATGCATATTGATGCATATGAGAACAACATTAAACATTGATGACGACATCATTAAAAAAGCATCAAAGCTCACGGGTGTGAAGGAAAAAACATCTCTGGTGAGGTTGGGGCTTGAGGCTTTAATTGCTCGTGAAAGCGCCAAGAGGCTTGCTGAACTTGGCGGCTCGGAAAAATCCCTTAAGCCTGTTCCAAGAAGAAGAATATCCAGGAATTAAGTATGGTTCTGGTAGATACTTCAATTTGGATATCTCATTTCAGGGATAACAATCAGCGCCTCAAAAAGCTTTTGATAGATGAATCGGTAGCATGCCATCCTTTTGTCATTGGTGAGTTGGCCTGCGGTAACATGAAGAACAGAAAAGAAGTTATCTCCCTCCTCCAATCTCTTCCTCAGGCCCTTGTTGCAGAGCATGATGAAATTCTTGCATTGATTGAGCACAAGAAACTAATGGGCGCCGGAATAGGCCTTATTGACGTTCATATATTGGCATCCGCACTGTTGACAAATTTGCCTTTATGGACAGCCGACAAAAGGTTGAGTGCATCTGCAATGAAATTGAATATTTTATATAGATAACCTATTCCCCTTTTTTTTCGCTTGACAAAATCGGTCGACTTATTATAATCAAGACGAAGAAGACATTTTTTATCCTGTTTTGGAGGGTTTGGTGAAACTGACGCGGGGCGGCGAATATGGAATTCGGGGAATGCTTTATCTGGCCATGCAGCCGGAGTCCGCAGTTACCCTTTTAAGTGAAATTTCTACGGTCGAAAAGATTCCCGAAAGTTATTTGGCGAAGATTTTTCAAACGCTGACGAAGGTCGGCCTGGTCCGTTCCCACCGTGGTTTCAAGGGGGGCTATTCATTAGGGCGGTCGTCCGGTGAGATTACCGTCAAGGATATCATTGAAGGGGTAGAAGGGCCGATTGTTCTGAATCATTGTCTCCAGAAGGTGAGTAACTGTTCCGAGGGATACCGATGCAAGATCCAGAATGTCTGGAAAGATGCACAGGATGCCATGATCGGGGTCCTTGACGGAACGACCCTTGCAGATTTGGTGAAAGAGACCGCGGCGGGTCAGCCGTGAAGGGAGTGTCCCGGCCCATAACCTTTCCGATGGAGAAGTGATGCCGGCAGTTTCGAGTGAATATTGTGATGAATCAAGGAGGGTGTTATGAGCAGCAGAACAGTTTATCTCGATCATGCGGCGGCAACCCGTCCCTATCCCGAAGTGATCGAAGCGATGCAGCCTTACTTTCTGGAACATTTCGGGAATCCCATGAGCTTCCATAAATACGGCAGCGCTCCCCGGGCGGCACTGGAGGAGGCCCGGAGCGCCGTAGCCGGCCTGATCCATGCGAAATCCGAGGAGATCTTCTTCACCGCCTCCGGGACGGAGTCAAATAACTTTGCCGTCAAAGGGGTAGCCCTGGCCCTGCAGAAGAAGGGAAAGCATATAATTACCTCGGCCATCGAACATTACGGAATTCATCATTCCTGCAAGATGCTGGAGCGGATGGGGTTCGAGACGACCTATCTGCCGGTCGACGAATTCGGTCGGGTCGATCCGGAAGAGGTCGCAAAGGCACTCCGGGAGGATACGATCCTGGTCTCGATTATGCTGGGGAACCACGAGGTCGGCACGCTCCAGCCGATCCGGGAGATCGCCAAGATCACCCGGGCGAGAAAGGTGACCCTCCATACCGATGCCCGGATGGCCGTTGGGCACATTCCCGTTGATGTGGAAGCATTGGGGGTGGATCTTTTGACCCTCTCCGGGCAGCACTTTTACGGCCCCAAGGGATCGGCCGCCCTTTATATTAAGAAGGGGGTTCGCATTCAACCGTTAATCCACGGCGGGATCCAGGAACAGGGGCGCCGTGCGGGAACGGAGAACGTTCCGGCCATCGTTGGATTAGGCAAGGCGGCGGAGATCGCCTCGGAAAAGGTTGCCGGGGAACAGGCGAGGCTGGCGGCCCTTCGGGACAGGCTGGAGCAGGGTCTGACCGCAAAGATTGATGCCGTGAAGGTGAACGGCCATCCTGAATATCGGCTTCCCCACCTGCTGAATATCTGTATCAATTACGTAGAGGGAGAGGGGATGATCATGATGATGGTTGCAAAGGGGATTATGGCGGCCAGCGGATCGGCCTGTTCCTCCAAGGCGCTCAAGGCCTCCCATGTACTCACGGCGATGGGGGTGGACCATGCCATGGCCCAGGGGTCGATTCTCTTCAGCCTGGGCCGGGAGACGGCGGAGGAGGAGATCGACTATGTCGTGGCGGAGATGCCGCCCATTGTCGAACGTCTCCGGATGATGTCGCCCATCTACCAGCAAAAAATGGGATAGGGGTAATAATCGATTTTCATGAGGCCGTCCGGGAGAGGGGATGGGAAGAATATGACCGAAAAGATGGCGATGGTGGTGTCGACCAACGAAATCGACAAGTTGATTACCATATTCAACCTGGCTTTGGGAGGGGCCTCCATGGGAATGGAGGTGATTCTCTTCTTCTCCTTTCACGGCCTGGAGCTTCTGAAAAAGGACAAATCCGGCGACAGCTATCAGAAACCGGATCGATCCCTGGAAAAGATGATGGCCCACCCCAAGTTCCCCTCGATTGATCAGATGGTCATCATGTGCAAGGAAATGGGGGTCAAATTTATTGCCTGTTCCCAGTCGATGGAGTTCATGGGGCTCACCCGGGAGGATCTCCTTCCCGTGGTCGACCGTGTGGCCGGAGTGGCGACCTTTCTGGCCGATGCGGGGGATGCAAAGATTAATCTCATGCTGTGAATGAGGAGATGTCGATGAAGACCAATGCAATCAAGGCCGATGTCGTGCTGGACGCCTTCGGCCTGATCTGCCCGATGCCGATTGCCAAGACCTGTCAGGCGATCAAGAACATGGAGGTGGGACAGGTGCTGGAAGTGATTGCCGATGATGAGGGGATCGTGGAGGATATGCCCAGCTGGTGCGACACAACAGGCAACGAATTCCTGGGCATTACCGAGGAGGACGGTGAATTCCATGCCCTCGTTCGGAAGCGGGCCGATGAGAAGGAAAAGTGCGATCGTCCTCCCTGTAATTAGTTTGGAATGCCTTTAGGAGGAACGACCGGGAGAGTTGATGGCCAATAAGAGAAGACATAAACGAAGAATCAATCGAAGTACGATCAAATTCGGAGAAGAGGTCTGCGACAAAACGGCCTTTACAAGTAATCTGACCCCTGAGGGTTTCTTCCTCCGGACCAATCGGGTCTATCCCCCCGGCAGGACCCTCCGCTTCGAGTTTCGCTCTCCTGCAGGGGAGATTGTGAACGTTACGGGGAAGGTAGTCCATGCCACGCGTGTTCCCATCCATTTTGCCGGTTTGCGCAAGAACGGCATGGGGATTGAGATCGTTGGGGAGAATGAAGCCTACCGGAATCTCCTGGAGTCCCTGAAAATCGGCGGAAAGTAGTCTTTCAACCCGGAACTGTCGGAATCATAGCGGTTCCCCTGTTTCTGCATGCACTCCGTCATTCTTGCCTGATCCATAAAATCAGGTATTTAAAAAGCACGTATTTCTGCCTGTTTGTCATTCTTCCGTATAATTTAGATCATTTGCAAAAATAATGTGTGACTTTTGCCTTCCTCATTTCACTATACAGGTAAACAATGTGTTGGAACTCAATGGTTTCTGAGGGGGCGTCATGAAATTTTCAGACAGGGTATTGATTGAAGGGTTACGATCCAAAGATGAAAAAGCATTTTTGATTTTTTATGAAACCTTTTTTCCTCGGGTTTTTAACTATCTGAATGATTCTTTGGGGAAAAGGAAGAAAGCCGAAAAATTAACGGAGGCGGTCCTGACGGAAGTACTCCAGTCCCTGGATGAGAGACCCCGTCGGTTGACCCTGAACGAATGGTTCTTTCAGGTCACGCGGCGTCGTCTTGCGGAATACCGGTCGAAAAACGATTTTCATGCTGTTGACCGGATCCGTATCGGCGGTGAAGAGGTCGCCGACTTTTTCCGTTTTGAAGAGATGCTTTTACAGAGTGTTTCCCAAAGGTAGTATTAAGGGAGGTTGAGGATCCATGGGAAAAAAGATGAACCGGAATGCTTGGATGTGCGATCCGAAAGTAAAAAGATTGCCCGACTGTTGCGAAGATCTGGACGAGTTCGAAAAATTCATTACTGCCGACCAGGCCCCCATCAAGGCCTCGCCGCAGTTCAAGAAAAACCTTCGGGAAAAACTCTGGTACATCCTGAAGAACAAGCACTATATCTTCTTTGCCTGCATGATGATTTTCTTCAGTTGAACGGACCGGTTCCTCCTGCTCTCAAGGAGGAACCGGAGCCGGCGTTCTCCGTTGCCCTGTCAAGAGGGGGCAAAAAATGTGTACTCCCGGATAAAATCATAGAATGTCCTTGTTGCAAGGGAGAGATTTTCCTCCGCTCCACGGACCAGGAAGAAGTCTCTATGTAATTGTTTCCCGGAAGGGTTCAAGATCCGGAGGGTTCCCTCCCGCAATCCCGCTGCGGCGGACCATCTTGAGACGAAGGCGATCCCGATTCCGGATCTGACCATGCGGACAATAAGGCCGGGGCGGTCGAGAGTCATCAGGATCCTTATCTCGCCCGGTTCGATCCTGCGTTGATGGAAGAACCGGTCCGCGCAGCTTCGCATACCGGTCCCCACGGGGGGCAGGATGAAGGGTTGTGTGACCAAATCACGGGAGGAGATCCGCTCTTCCCGGGCCAGCGGGTTTTCATCGGATGCGATGAGGACGATTTCATCCCGGGCCAGAAGGTCATAGCGGAGGGTGCGATGGGGGACCTGTCGATCCACGAAGCCGATATCGACCTTGCCGTCCAGCAGGTACCCGATGATTCGTTCCGTCCCGCCCGTTTGAAGGTGAAGGCTGACCTCCGGGTAGCTTAGGAGGAAGCGGTAGAGCACGGGTGTGAGGAGACTTCCTGCAATTGTCTGGTCGGCGCCGATCGGCAGGACACCCCGCACCTTCTCTGTTATCTGATCGACGGCCTCTTCCAGCTTCCGGAACTGGCCCAGGATCTTCCGGGCGTGTGCGTAAAAAACCCTTCCCGCCGATGTAGGAACGACGGACCTCCCCCTCCTGTTCAGCAGCCGGACCCCCATCTCCTCTTCCAGGTTCCGGATAAGATGGCTTACGGCGGACTGCGTGAGGAGTTGGGCTTCCGCCGCCTTCGAGAAGCTTCCGTGTTCCACGACCAGGCAGAAGGTCTGTAGCCGGTGATCATCCATAAGATTTCATGGTCCTTCGTTGACGTCCCTCTTGCCGCTGTCCTGGAAAAGGGAACAAGATGAACGGAATTCATCCGGAAGGTGAGATGAATTCATTTGCTTTCCCGGTCTCTCCTATCATATATATCCCCATCTCGTTTTACAAAAGAAAAAAGGGGGGAGAGATGGCAAAACCGGTCCGGATCATGATGGCGTCGACGAGCAGTGTCCAGAACTCGGGGCTGCTGGACCGCCTGATCCCCGCCTACGAGAAGGCCACCCCCTATCCTGTCCGCGTCGAGGTCCTGGCCGTCGGTACGGGGAAGGCCATCCGCCTGGCGAAACGGGGGAAGGCGGATCTTCTCCTGATCCATGACCCCTTCCGTGAAGAAAAGTTTGTCCGGGAGGGTTACGGGGTAAACCGGAGAGAGGTCATGCACAACGGGTTC
This window of the Deltaproteobacteria bacterium genome carries:
- a CDS encoding sulfurtransferase TusA family protein, with translation MKTNAIKADVVLDAFGLICPMPIAKTCQAIKNMEVGQVLEVIADDEGIVEDMPSWCDTTGNEFLGITEEDGEFHALVRKRADEKEKCDRPPCN
- a CDS encoding LysR family transcriptional regulator, which codes for MDDHRLQTFCLVVEHGSFSKAAEAQLLTQSAVSHLIRNLEEEMGVRLLNRRGRSVVPTSAGRVFYAHARKILGQFRKLEEAVDQITEKVRGVLPIGADQTIAGSLLTPVLYRFLLSYPEVSLHLQTGGTERIIGYLLDGKVDIGFVDRQVPHRTLRYDLLARDEIVLIASDENPLAREERISSRDLVTQPFILPPVGTGMRSCADRFFHQRRIEPGEIRILMTLDRPGLIVRMVRSGIGIAFVSRWSAAAGLREGTLRILNPSGKQLHRDFFLVRGAEENLSLATRTFYDFIREYTFFAPS
- a CDS encoding insulinase family protein → MRKIIVRGSSRCLFPVLLVIPVLLISSFAFAASYRTVLQQDSLTKIVLKNGLTVVLSENHAAPVVAFQMWVNVGSRNESDAQAGISHVFEHMLFKGTAKRGVGEIAREVEAAGGNINAYTSNDHTVYHLALASRYFDVGLDVLSDAVQHSAFDPKELAKEEEVILEEFKRSEDMPSRVLSTKLFETAYRVHPYRRPVIGYVKTFKKLTRKNILDYFHEWYVPNNMTLVVVGDFSTPKVLPSIVRSFQGFVPRKNLFLSVPREPAQSRTRAVVIRKESKQVLFNFGYHIPGLHDPKNPAYDLLAAILGQGKTSRLYQEVKRKRELVHAVSAYAYTPNDPGLFVVEARLDGKYLKKTLGAVLDQIERIKHEPVSAEELYRARVGIESDFIYKKETMEGQAGKFGAFESDFGDPLHEKVYLSELASVTPADLTAIARKIFRPENLTVSILIDPKEQPGLDAGKIRKIVQKLNREAAREYAKHKETKRGEPEKIVLSNGIRLIVKENHAVPTVAVKIAFPGGERYETEPTSGLYHFMAAMLDRGTKKRSADEIATEIEEMAGSVSGFSGRNSIGAQLSVLSRHFGQGMNLLADLVRHPAFAPDEVEKTRKDILAAIVHEDDQLSRRVGNLFRKTLYKTHPYRMRLIGKMATVSRFTPAELRETYRHVLNPAQMVIAVVGDVSREEAEAKVRELFGTMKKIAPVQPHILQEVPQEKIRESVERVNRQQAHMILGFLGTTVTSGDRYPLMILSNVLAGQGGRLFRDLRDKESLAYVVTAFSQEGVDPGFFAAYIACSPEKLDAARAGILKELARVRDQRIPENEMKRARENLIGSFEIGLQTNESIASTMVFDELYGNGFDAYKEFARKIEKVTAKDVQKVAERYLDLTRYSVALVKPGEE
- a CDS encoding type II toxin-antitoxin system VapB family antitoxin, with protein sequence MRTTLNIDDDIIKKASKLTGVKEKTSLVRLGLEALIARESAKRLAELGGSEKSLKPVPRRRISRN
- a CDS encoding aminotransferase class V-fold PLP-dependent enzyme, which translates into the protein MSSRTVYLDHAAATRPYPEVIEAMQPYFLEHFGNPMSFHKYGSAPRAALEEARSAVAGLIHAKSEEIFFTASGTESNNFAVKGVALALQKKGKHIITSAIEHYGIHHSCKMLERMGFETTYLPVDEFGRVDPEEVAKALREDTILVSIMLGNHEVGTLQPIREIAKITRARKVTLHTDARMAVGHIPVDVEALGVDLLTLSGQHFYGPKGSAALYIKKGVRIQPLIHGGIQEQGRRAGTENVPAIVGLGKAAEIASEKVAGEQARLAALRDRLEQGLTAKIDAVKVNGHPEYRLPHLLNICINYVEGEGMIMMMVAKGIMAASGSACSSKALKASHVLTAMGVDHAMAQGSILFSLGRETAEEEIDYVVAEMPPIVERLRMMSPIYQQKMG
- a CDS encoding Rrf2 family transcriptional regulator, whose amino-acid sequence is MKLTRGGEYGIRGMLYLAMQPESAVTLLSEISTVEKIPESYLAKIFQTLTKVGLVRSHRGFKGGYSLGRSSGEITVKDIIEGVEGPIVLNHCLQKVSNCSEGYRCKIQNVWKDAQDAMIGVLDGTTLADLVKETAAGQP
- a CDS encoding PIN domain-containing protein, producing the protein MVLVDTSIWISHFRDNNQRLKKLLIDESVACHPFVIGELACGNMKNRKEVISLLQSLPQALVAEHDEILALIEHKKLMGAGIGLIDVHILASALLTNLPLWTADKRLSASAMKLNILYR